The following are from one region of the Pseudohongiella spirulinae genome:
- a CDS encoding TolC family outer membrane protein codes for MQRFIRKTVLAAGVFFAAQSAFADDLVTILELAMRNDPALRQAQAQLRSGQQQLTLARASLLPQANASVSEQRQSTGPAGDISYTSLDASSRRYSLGINQSLLNMPNWYSYQGAKEADKARLYNFQAQEQDLIIRVASAYFNVLRAIDDLTTRRQEEEAAQRQFERTRQREEVGLVAITEVYEAQAVYDLARNNTILAEDTLASRYEALEAITGQPHPNIDILREDFPVMEADGNIEEWVQEALNNNPQLLAARAGVEAQTMIAKARRADRLPTVNLQGGYSHSETNSGQGADGSVRSIGAIEGVSVTLSVSVPLFSGYAVTARKEQAEYDLVAQQESANLARRQITQDIRNAYRRVNTDALVIAQRQQAIISAEAALNAIEAGYEVGTRNIVDVLQARQQLFVALRNYSDARYNYVVDTLQLKRTAGVLTPQDIIDLNQWLSDQPATAQ; via the coding sequence ATGCAACGTTTTATCCGCAAAACGGTTTTGGCGGCCGGAGTGTTTTTTGCCGCTCAATCCGCCTTCGCAGACGACCTGGTAACCATTCTCGAATTGGCCATGCGCAATGACCCGGCTCTTCGCCAGGCCCAGGCACAATTACGCTCCGGCCAGCAGCAACTGACGCTGGCCCGCGCCAGTCTGCTACCTCAGGCTAACGCCTCGGTATCTGAGCAGCGCCAATCGACCGGCCCGGCCGGTGATATTTCCTATACCTCGCTGGACGCCAGTTCCCGACGCTACAGCCTGGGAATTAACCAGTCGCTGCTGAATATGCCCAACTGGTATAGCTATCAGGGAGCCAAGGAGGCCGACAAAGCGCGTCTCTATAACTTTCAGGCCCAGGAACAGGACCTGATTATCCGTGTTGCCTCGGCATACTTTAATGTGCTGCGTGCTATTGATGACCTGACTACACGACGTCAGGAAGAAGAAGCTGCCCAGCGTCAGTTTGAGCGCACCCGCCAGCGCGAAGAAGTGGGCCTGGTCGCCATCACCGAAGTATACGAGGCCCAGGCCGTTTACGATCTGGCCCGTAACAACACAATTCTGGCTGAAGACACACTCGCCAGTCGTTATGAAGCGCTGGAAGCCATTACCGGCCAGCCGCATCCGAATATCGACATCTTGCGCGAAGACTTTCCGGTCATGGAAGCCGATGGCAATATCGAAGAATGGGTCCAGGAAGCGTTGAATAACAATCCGCAATTGCTGGCTGCCCGCGCAGGTGTTGAAGCGCAGACGATGATTGCCAAGGCTCGGCGCGCCGATCGTTTACCCACCGTTAACCTTCAGGGTGGTTACTCTCACTCTGAGACAAACTCCGGCCAGGGTGCCGACGGTAGCGTACGCTCAATCGGTGCGATCGAAGGCGTCAGCGTCACCCTGTCTGTCAGCGTTCCACTGTTTTCCGGTTATGCCGTAACAGCACGTAAAGAGCAGGCCGAATATGACCTGGTCGCCCAGCAGGAGTCTGCTAATCTGGCACGTCGGCAAATCACGCAGGACATACGTAATGCCTATCGACGCGTCAACACCGACGCGCTGGTGATCGCCCAGCGCCAACAGGCCATCATCTCTGCCGAAGCCGCATTGAATGCTATTGAAGCTGGATATGAAGTGGGAACACGCAATATTGTTGATGTGCTGCAGGCACGCCAGCAATTGTTCGTAGCGCTGCGTAATTACTCGGATGCCCGATACAACTACGTGGTCGACACACTACAGCTCAAACGCACCGCTGGCGTTCTAACGCCACAGGATATTATCGATCTGAATCAGTGGCTGTCAGACCAGCCAGCCACCGCTCAGTAA
- the thiC gene encoding phosphomethylpyrimidine synthase ThiC has translation MSANPEHFLDRITELDDRTRYSFSGSQKVYVQGSRSDIRVPMREIHLSDTQTEKGLEPNAPIRVYDTSGVYSDPDAKLDLRQGLPAIREAWIEERGDTELLPSVSSEFGRLRQADVQTAHLRFEHMRRPRRAVAGANVTQLHYARKGIITPEMEYIAIRENMSIAQLRDQQLGGGDVNDLGFQHPGQSFGAAIPKEITPEFVRDEVARGRAIIPANINHPEIEPMIIGRNFLVKVNANIGNSAVTSSIEEEVEKLTWSARWGADTVMDLSTGKNIHETREWIIRNSMVPIGTVPIYQALEKVGGVAEDLTWEIFRDTLIEQAEQGVDYFTIHAGVLLRYVPLTAKRVTGIVSRGGSIMAKWCLAHHKENFLYTHFEDICEIMKAYDVSFSLGDGLRPGSVADANDAAQFAELETLGELTKIAWKHDVQCMIEGPGHVPMHMIKENMDKQLAVCDEAPFYTLGPLTTDIAPGYDHITSGIGAAMIGWFGCAMLCYVTPKEHLGLPDKQDVKEGLMAYKIAAHAADLAKGHPGAQLRDNALSKARFEFRWEDQFNLGLDPDTARAYHDETLPKDSGKVAHFCSMCGPKFCSMKISQEVRDYAAAQDVDAEEKAALEGMQKMAEEYNSSGRQLYRKV, from the coding sequence ATGAGTGCAAACCCCGAACACTTTCTCGACAGAATTACTGAACTGGACGACAGAACCCGCTATTCATTCAGCGGATCGCAAAAAGTGTACGTGCAGGGAAGCCGATCCGACATTCGCGTACCGATGCGCGAGATTCATTTGTCAGACACGCAGACCGAGAAGGGGCTTGAGCCCAACGCGCCGATCCGGGTATACGATACCTCCGGGGTTTACTCGGATCCGGACGCAAAACTGGATCTGCGACAGGGGCTTCCCGCCATCCGGGAGGCCTGGATTGAAGAGCGCGGTGACACCGAGCTTTTGCCAAGCGTAAGCTCTGAGTTTGGCCGCCTGCGCCAGGCGGATGTGCAGACTGCGCACCTGCGTTTTGAACACATGCGTCGTCCACGTCGCGCCGTCGCCGGTGCCAATGTGACGCAACTGCACTATGCGCGCAAAGGCATCATCACGCCGGAGATGGAATATATTGCCATCCGCGAGAACATGAGCATTGCCCAGTTGCGCGATCAGCAACTGGGTGGCGGCGATGTGAACGACCTGGGCTTTCAGCATCCCGGTCAATCATTTGGTGCGGCCATCCCCAAGGAAATCACGCCTGAGTTTGTCAGAGATGAAGTGGCACGGGGGCGTGCCATCATCCCGGCCAATATCAATCACCCGGAAATCGAGCCCATGATCATTGGCCGCAACTTTCTGGTGAAGGTGAATGCCAATATCGGCAATTCGGCTGTTACCTCGTCCATCGAAGAAGAAGTAGAAAAGCTGACCTGGTCTGCCCGCTGGGGTGCCGATACCGTCATGGACCTGTCCACCGGCAAGAACATTCACGAAACGCGCGAGTGGATCATCCGCAATTCCATGGTGCCGATTGGCACGGTGCCAATTTATCAGGCGCTGGAAAAAGTCGGTGGTGTGGCTGAAGACCTGACCTGGGAAATTTTCCGCGATACCTTGATCGAACAGGCCGAGCAGGGCGTGGATTATTTCACGATTCATGCGGGTGTGCTGCTGCGTTATGTGCCGCTGACCGCCAAACGTGTCACTGGTATCGTTTCGCGTGGTGGCTCCATCATGGCCAAATGGTGTCTGGCGCATCACAAGGAAAACTTCCTGTATACGCACTTTGAAGACATCTGCGAGATCATGAAGGCCTATGATGTGTCCTTCTCGCTGGGTGACGGTCTGCGTCCCGGTTCGGTGGCTGATGCCAATGATGCCGCGCAGTTTGCCGAGCTGGAGACGCTCGGTGAGCTGACCAAGATCGCCTGGAAGCATGATGTGCAGTGCATGATCGAAGGTCCTGGTCATGTGCCCATGCACATGATCAAGGAGAACATGGACAAGCAGCTGGCAGTTTGCGATGAAGCGCCGTTCTACACGCTGGGGCCCCTGACCACCGACATCGCGCCGGGTTATGATCACATCACCTCCGGTATCGGGGCGGCCATGATCGGCTGGTTTGGCTGCGCCATGCTTTGTTATGTTACCCCCAAGGAACACCTGGGGCTGCCGGATAAGCAGGATGTGAAGGAAGGCCTGATGGCCTACAAGATCGCAGCGCATGCGGCCGATCTGGCCAAGGGGCATCCAGGTGCGCAGTTACGTGACAACGCCCTGTCCAAGGCGCGTTTTGAATTCCGCTGGGAAGATCAGTTCAACCTTGGTCTGGATCCGGATACGGCGCGTGCCTATCATGATGAAACGTTGCCTAAAGATTCCGGTAAAGTGGCGCACTTCTGCTCCATGTGCGGGCCCAAGTTCTGTTCCATGAAAATCAGCCAGGAAGTGCGCGACTATGCGGCGGCACAGGATGTGGATGCCGAAGAAAAGGCCGCGCTGGAAGGCATGCAGAAAATGGCTGAAGAATACAACAGCAGCGGACGCCAGCTTTACCGCAAGGTGTGA
- a CDS encoding 3-deoxy-7-phosphoheptulonate synthase, with protein MTDLKADDLNIEAIETLMTPKALKAQMPLEGSALESVRSARQTIFNILDRKDPRLFVVVGPCSIHDPEAALDYAARLKKLAEEVQDTLYIVMRVYFEKPRTSVGWKGLINDPFMDDTFQIEEGLKLGRKLLLDIVSMGLPASTEALDPISPQYLQDLIAWSAIGARTTESQTHREMSSGLSSAVGFKNGTDGGLMVAVNAMQSVSHPHRFLGISKGGQVAVVRTKGNPYAHVVLRGGSAGPNYDSVHVAQAEEELRKGGVSTNIMIDCSHANSNKDPSIQSLVLKDVTHQILEGNQSIIGVMLESNINFGNQKIPADLKELKYGVSVTDACIDWAETERSIKEMAAKLKDVLPQRQTP; from the coding sequence ATGACTGATTTAAAAGCTGATGATCTGAACATCGAGGCTATTGAGACTCTGATGACGCCAAAGGCGCTCAAGGCTCAGATGCCGCTTGAAGGCAGTGCTCTGGAGTCCGTGCGCAGTGCCCGCCAGACGATTTTTAACATTCTGGATCGCAAAGACCCGCGCCTGTTTGTGGTGGTCGGACCCTGTTCGATTCATGACCCGGAAGCCGCCCTGGATTACGCGGCGCGTCTCAAGAAACTGGCTGAGGAAGTGCAGGACACGCTGTATATCGTGATGCGTGTCTATTTTGAAAAGCCGCGTACCTCAGTAGGCTGGAAGGGCCTGATCAATGATCCTTTCATGGACGATACTTTCCAGATTGAAGAGGGCCTAAAACTGGGCCGTAAGCTGCTACTGGATATCGTTTCAATGGGGCTGCCGGCTTCAACCGAGGCGCTGGATCCGATTTCTCCGCAATACCTGCAGGACCTGATTGCATGGTCGGCCATTGGCGCGCGGACTACCGAATCACAGACCCACCGGGAAATGTCCAGTGGACTGTCTTCAGCCGTGGGATTCAAAAATGGCACTGATGGTGGATTGATGGTTGCGGTCAATGCCATGCAGTCGGTCAGTCACCCACATCGTTTTCTGGGCATCAGCAAAGGTGGTCAGGTTGCCGTGGTGCGAACCAAGGGTAACCCCTATGCGCACGTTGTGTTGCGCGGCGGCAGCGCCGGTCCGAACTATGACTCTGTGCATGTGGCGCAGGCGGAAGAAGAATTGCGTAAGGGCGGTGTCAGCACCAATATCATGATTGACTGCAGCCACGCCAATTCCAACAAAGACCCCTCTATTCAGTCGTTGGTGTTGAAGGATGTGACACATCAGATCCTGGAAGGCAATCAGTCGATTATCGGCGTAATGCTGGAAAGCAACATTAACTTTGGCAATCAGAAAATCCCGGCTGACCTGAAAGAGCTGAAATACGGTGTTTCAGTGACTGATGCCTGTATTGACTGGGCGGAAACTGAGCGCAGTATCAAAGAGATGGCGGCCAAGCTGAAGGACGTGCTGCCTCAGCGGCAGACTCCATAA
- a CDS encoding GGDEF domain-containing protein gives MPEFSLTERRQQIIERQARHRGALLSMTLQRLVFLAAIAVPVSMLHILFFFGFEATTTDEQLWHQGIIAAHFTQAVLFSLIGLAARRYQSQPHLWQANATFWSALLLVIISGASITILDQLVTTAVTPFLVACTIAGVIFLLSPRQALSVYSGAFALFFLGLELTQSDPAILLSNRVNGLTATGIAAGLSLMLWHHTVTRKDQEQKIAEQQQALQASNQMLEELASRDDLTGLLNRRLFDLMVQQELAALARDNKTSALLMLDIDHFKSINDSYGHLCGDQILRELSALLQQMLRASDLCGRWGGEEFVILLRDTQANKVPSIAENIRQSIEDRIFVLDGRSHRITVSIGCTLLDPNDPEPMLSAYQHADLALYQAKSQGRNRVVMRKTT, from the coding sequence GTGCCCGAATTTTCGCTGACTGAAAGACGACAACAGATTATCGAGCGACAAGCCAGACATCGTGGAGCACTGTTATCCATGACATTGCAGCGCCTGGTATTCCTGGCGGCAATTGCTGTACCGGTGTCAATGCTGCATATTCTGTTCTTTTTCGGCTTTGAGGCGACAACGACTGACGAGCAACTGTGGCATCAGGGCATCATCGCAGCACATTTCACACAGGCCGTGCTGTTCAGCCTGATCGGTCTGGCTGCGCGGCGCTATCAGAGCCAGCCCCACCTCTGGCAAGCCAACGCTACATTCTGGTCTGCCCTGCTATTGGTGATTATCTCTGGCGCGTCGATAACCATCCTCGACCAGTTGGTCACCACGGCGGTGACCCCTTTCCTGGTTGCCTGCACAATCGCGGGCGTCATTTTTCTGCTGTCGCCGCGCCAGGCGCTGTCTGTCTATAGTGGCGCATTTGCGCTGTTTTTTCTGGGCCTGGAGCTGACCCAGAGTGATCCGGCGATACTTTTGTCCAATCGTGTTAATGGCCTCACCGCTACCGGCATAGCGGCCGGCCTGTCCCTGATGTTGTGGCATCACACCGTGACGAGAAAGGACCAGGAACAGAAAATTGCCGAGCAGCAGCAGGCACTGCAAGCCTCCAATCAAATGCTGGAAGAACTGGCATCACGTGATGATCTCACAGGGCTGCTGAATCGCCGCCTGTTTGACTTGATGGTTCAGCAGGAGCTTGCTGCGCTGGCCCGCGATAACAAAACATCGGCTCTGCTGATGCTGGACATTGATCACTTCAAGTCAATCAATGACAGTTACGGACATTTGTGTGGCGATCAGATACTGCGGGAATTGTCGGCCTTGCTGCAACAGATGCTGCGCGCCTCTGATCTGTGCGGCCGTTGGGGAGGTGAAGAGTTTGTGATTTTGCTGCGCGACACGCAGGCTAACAAAGTGCCAAGTATAGCCGAGAATATAAGGCAAAGTATCGAAGACCGCATATTTGTCCTGGACGGCCGCTCGCACCGGATTACGGTCAGTATTGGTTGTACCTTGCTTGACCCTAATGATCCGGAACCGATGCTGAGCGCTTATCAACACGCCGATCTGGCACTTTACCAAGCCAAGAGTCAGGGCAGGAACAGGGTAGTGATGCGCAAGACGACGTGA
- a CDS encoding glutathione S-transferase family protein has protein sequence MSAIRLVIGNKNFSSWSMRPWLLLKQSDIAFDEVSVPLYQRNTAEKLGPLSPSLKVPALIHQQTTVWDSLAICEYISEAFLDGRGWPASPRKRATARSVCAEIHSEFPNLKKDWPMNCKAVVELARPEVIENEIARIDAIWSCCRRKYGVDGDYMFGRFSIADCMYAPVAISFHNYGAILSTEARKYADTLLANPWVREWISLAQAEQDIQAPMGAVSNM, from the coding sequence GTGAGTGCAATAAGACTGGTTATAGGCAACAAAAATTTCTCCTCATGGTCCATGCGCCCGTGGCTGTTACTGAAACAGTCAGACATCGCCTTCGACGAGGTCAGCGTGCCGCTTTATCAGCGCAACACGGCTGAGAAACTGGGGCCTTTGTCGCCATCGCTAAAAGTCCCTGCGCTTATCCATCAGCAGACCACAGTGTGGGATTCGCTCGCTATATGTGAGTATATTTCCGAGGCATTTCTGGACGGCCGGGGCTGGCCAGCGAGCCCTCGCAAACGCGCCACAGCCCGGTCAGTGTGCGCAGAGATTCATTCTGAGTTCCCAAACCTGAAAAAAGACTGGCCGATGAACTGCAAGGCCGTTGTCGAATTAGCCAGGCCTGAGGTCATCGAGAACGAAATTGCCCGGATCGATGCCATCTGGAGTTGCTGCCGCCGCAAATATGGTGTGGATGGCGACTATATGTTTGGTCGCTTCTCTATCGCCGACTGTATGTATGCACCAGTCGCCATCAGCTTCCATAACTACGGCGCCATTTTAAGTACAGAAGCACGGAAATATGCCGATACACTGTTAGCAAACCCCTGGGTTCGGGAGTGGATTTCCCTGGCGCAGGCAGAGCAGGATATACAGGCACCAATGGGTGCTGTCAGCAATATGTAA
- the pdsR gene encoding proteobacterial dedicated sortase system response regulator: MARRIAIVEDEAAIRENYADVLRKQGYEVQTFPNRREAMKAFDLRLPNLAIIDIGLENEIDGGFTLCQSLRSMSETLPIIFLTARDNDFDTVSGLRMGADDYLTKDISLPHLSARIAALFRRQDALNQPTSPENLLQRDKLQLDIGRLTVQWDGKAVPLTVTEFWMVHALVKFPGHVKSRQVLMQESKIFVDGSTITSHVKRIRKKFLQVDTQFDCIETVYGMGYRWNIPPGAEGSGD; this comes from the coding sequence ATGGCAAGACGTATTGCAATAGTAGAAGATGAAGCGGCTATCCGCGAGAATTATGCTGATGTGCTGCGCAAGCAGGGTTACGAGGTGCAGACCTTTCCTAATCGCCGTGAGGCAATGAAGGCCTTTGATCTGCGTCTGCCTAATCTGGCGATCATCGATATCGGCCTGGAAAATGAAATTGATGGCGGTTTCACACTCTGCCAGAGTCTGCGATCCATGTCGGAGACGCTGCCGATCATCTTCCTGACTGCGCGGGACAATGATTTTGATACTGTCAGTGGTCTGCGCATGGGCGCTGACGACTATCTGACCAAGGATATCAGCCTGCCGCACCTGTCGGCCCGCATTGCTGCGCTGTTTCGCCGGCAGGATGCGCTGAATCAGCCAACATCGCCTGAAAATCTGTTGCAGCGCGACAAGCTGCAGCTTGATATCGGTCGGCTGACTGTGCAGTGGGATGGCAAAGCTGTGCCGTTGACGGTTACGGAATTCTGGATGGTGCATGCGCTGGTTAAATTTCCCGGTCATGTTAAAAGCCGACAGGTATTGATGCAGGAATCAAAAATTTTTGTGGATGGCAGCACCATTACTTCCCATGTGAAGCGGATTCGCAAAAAATTCCTGCAGGTGGATACACAATTTGACTGTATTGAGACCGTGTATGGCATGGGCTATCGCTGGAATATTCCGCCAGGTGCAGAGGGCAGTGGCGACTGA
- the pdsS gene encoding proteobacterial dedicated sortase system histidine kinase, translating into MARALKNPFGIRFKLVFLSSFLLVIPWLGYQYILEMEDYLRRGQEQVVLGTARALATALNERPELFDEGTFSPAARRSENLYVYPIYYPLALDDSSLIDWRDYQRYELPYGRANTIATPLNPQSEFSRYYHNDESLNFSLLVGEHNRYLYAYLKVVDNNVVYRSPDSLSIHRSDFLQISMTSRDNRLHRYVISPRGPEFIYAYELGNDLRDIGSLTHEERISGQWYETPDGYVVELRMPLNMLGERLGFAIYDVDDPETRNVTAVVATSDVNNKERLGILLRPTPEIDKIVEGMGHTNSRIQVVDRSNRVLLSVGDIQSASGLSLVEENNEQSRNPYWSYIEEHVLHPLYYQILTKPSNDFIEDLYVGSTLEGAHLSAALSGQAMTQFRTIDSSQTRILGAAHPIFADGDVMGAVVVDQNMNGLRTFRNQALETLFNTILGVMLLVAVGLFFFASRISSRIRALRNQAEKIIDDTGRLKNTIVASRNSDEIGDLSRSFYNIVERLGQYTNYLENMSSRLSHELRTPVTVVRSSLENLGMTVSDRESSVYIQRAEEGINRLNLILTNMSEATRLEQMLQTSEKEKIDLARVLAGCIEGYRLAYPDAVIEGDLQGPVMINGVPEYIAQLMDKLIANAVEFSYHKKPIVVSCRVIKDRAVLRVTNYGPYLPEEMKGRLFDSMISVRPQEKQKEPHLGMGLHIARLITEFHGGQIRAENIKEYEGVAITLLLPLLHE; encoded by the coding sequence ATGGCCCGAGCCCTCAAAAATCCCTTTGGTATCCGCTTCAAGCTGGTTTTTCTGTCCAGTTTCTTGCTGGTTATTCCCTGGCTGGGTTATCAGTACATTCTGGAAATGGAGGATTATCTGCGCCGGGGGCAGGAGCAGGTGGTGCTGGGTACGGCACGAGCGCTGGCAACCGCGTTGAATGAACGGCCGGAGCTGTTCGATGAGGGTACGTTCAGTCCGGCGGCCCGCCGCAGTGAAAACCTTTATGTTTATCCCATCTATTACCCACTGGCCCTGGATGACAGCTCGTTGATTGACTGGCGTGATTACCAGCGCTACGAACTGCCCTATGGGCGGGCCAATACCATCGCCACGCCGCTGAATCCGCAAAGCGAATTCTCGCGCTATTATCACAATGATGAGTCACTGAATTTCAGCCTGTTGGTGGGTGAGCATAATCGATATCTGTATGCCTATCTTAAGGTGGTCGACAATAATGTGGTGTATCGCTCACCGGACAGCCTGAGTATTCATCGCAGTGACTTTCTGCAGATTTCCATGACCTCTCGCGACAATAGATTGCATCGATATGTGATCTCGCCTCGCGGACCGGAATTCATTTACGCCTACGAGTTGGGCAACGACTTGCGTGATATCGGCTCGCTGACCCATGAAGAGCGCATCAGTGGGCAGTGGTATGAAACACCCGATGGCTATGTAGTTGAATTGCGAATGCCGCTGAACATGCTGGGCGAGCGCCTGGGTTTTGCGATTTATGATGTGGATGACCCGGAAACGCGCAATGTGACGGCAGTTGTGGCGACATCAGATGTGAATAATAAAGAACGTCTGGGGATTCTGCTGCGACCAACGCCAGAAATTGACAAGATTGTTGAGGGCATGGGGCATACCAATTCGCGCATCCAGGTGGTGGATCGCAGTAACCGCGTGCTGCTCAGTGTTGGCGATATCCAGTCAGCAAGTGGTCTTTCCCTGGTTGAGGAAAACAATGAGCAATCTCGCAATCCTTATTGGTCTTACATCGAGGAGCATGTACTGCATCCGTTGTATTATCAGATCCTGACCAAGCCCTCCAATGATTTTATTGAAGATCTGTACGTGGGTAGTACACTGGAAGGTGCGCATCTCAGCGCTGCCCTGAGCGGACAGGCGATGACGCAATTCCGAACCATTGATTCCAGCCAGACCCGTATTTTGGGAGCTGCCCACCCCATTTTTGCCGATGGTGATGTGATGGGTGCCGTGGTTGTTGATCAGAACATGAATGGTCTGCGAACCTTCCGTAATCAGGCATTGGAGACACTGTTTAATACCATTTTGGGTGTCATGCTGCTGGTCGCCGTCGGCCTGTTCTTTTTTGCTTCAAGAATTTCCAGCCGAATCCGGGCATTGCGCAATCAGGCCGAAAAAATCATTGATGATACCGGGCGCCTGAAAAACACCATTGTCGCCAGTCGAAATTCTGACGAAATCGGCGACTTGTCCCGCAGTTTTTACAATATTGTTGAACGCCTCGGGCAGTATACAAATTACCTGGAAAATATGTCCTCGCGGTTGTCGCACGAGTTGCGCACACCGGTTACCGTGGTGCGGTCATCGCTGGAAAACCTGGGTATGACGGTGAGTGACAGGGAGTCGTCAGTATACATTCAGCGCGCCGAGGAAGGTATCAATCGCCTGAATCTGATCCTGACCAATATGAGTGAAGCAACGCGGCTGGAACAGATGCTGCAGACCTCCGAGAAAGAGAAAATTGATCTTGCCAGGGTGCTGGCGGGTTGTATTGAGGGGTATCGTCTGGCGTATCCAGATGCGGTCATTGAGGGCGATCTGCAGGGGCCTGTCATGATAAATGGCGTTCCCGAGTACATAGCTCAGTTAATGGATAAACTGATCGCCAACGCTGTCGAGTTTAGCTATCACAAGAAGCCGATTGTTGTTTCATGCCGGGTGATAAAAGATCGCGCGGTGCTCAGGGTGACCAACTACGGACCCTATTTGCCAGAAGAGATGAAGGGGCGATTGTTTGACTCAATGATTTCTGTGCGTCCCCAGGAGAAACAGAAGGAGCCCCATTTGGGCATGGGGCTGCATATTGCGCGTCTGATTACCGAATTCCATGGGGGGCAGATCAGAGCTGAAAACATCAAGGAGTACGAAGGCGTCGCAATTACTCTGCTGCTTCCTCTGTTACACGAATAG
- a CDS encoding DUF2889 domain-containing protein, which produces MPLPTPVKRQHIHTRHINFAGFEREDGLFDIEAHLTDTKTYAFSNNWRGDIEPGDPIHEMWLRVTINDKFVVQNVEAATDNSPFAICPDIAPIYKELTGLTMGPGWRKAVRQKVGGVQGCTHLTELLFPMATVAIQTIKPLQNHRRRLADSDSRQHVGRPFVLNTCHAWAEHSPVVKENAPDFYVPKEKSRIIASNGGESIRVTEEAAE; this is translated from the coding sequence ATGCCATTACCGACGCCGGTCAAACGCCAGCATATTCATACACGCCATATTAATTTCGCCGGGTTTGAACGTGAAGACGGCCTGTTCGACATCGAAGCTCACCTGACAGATACCAAAACCTATGCTTTCAGTAACAATTGGCGGGGTGATATTGAACCGGGCGACCCGATCCACGAAATGTGGTTACGCGTCACTATCAACGACAAGTTTGTGGTGCAGAACGTCGAGGCAGCAACTGATAACAGCCCGTTTGCCATTTGTCCTGACATAGCTCCGATCTATAAGGAATTGACAGGACTGACCATGGGTCCCGGCTGGCGCAAGGCCGTCCGCCAGAAAGTAGGTGGCGTTCAGGGTTGCACCCATCTGACCGAACTGCTCTTCCCGATGGCTACCGTGGCGATTCAGACCATCAAGCCCCTGCAGAATCATCGTCGTCGCCTGGCGGACTCGGACAGCCGCCAGCATGTCGGTCGACCGTTTGTGCTCAATACCTGTCATGCCTGGGCGGAGCACTCACCCGTCGTAAAGGAAAACGCGCCGGATTTTTACGTACCCAAAGAAAAAAGCCGGATTATTGCCAGCAATGGCGGAGAATCTATTCGTGTAACAGAGGAAGCAGCAGAGTAA
- a CDS encoding DUF2878 domain-containing protein encodes MPLMINNSQMKLSERQYLLVNALMFQLGWLLCVLFGSMIAVGVTAATVALHMQWVRDKRREGIFLLLCLGIGFMTDLLLIQFGVLTTGSVFPPLWLSCLWVLFGTTVGYALRIFHGKLWLCIAAGGLSAPLSYYGGARLADVGLLAPAWLALLVIGLVWAFVFPVLIHFYSVNRLKVGSVS; translated from the coding sequence ATGCCCTTGATGATCAATAACAGCCAGATGAAGCTCTCTGAGCGCCAGTATTTGCTTGTTAATGCGCTGATGTTCCAGCTGGGCTGGCTGCTTTGTGTGCTGTTTGGTTCAATGATCGCCGTTGGCGTCACCGCAGCGACAGTCGCGCTGCATATGCAATGGGTTCGGGACAAAAGGAGAGAAGGCATTTTTCTGCTCCTGTGCCTGGGCATTGGTTTTATGACCGACCTGCTGTTAATTCAGTTCGGCGTGCTGACAACAGGCAGCGTGTTCCCGCCGCTCTGGCTGAGTTGTCTGTGGGTGCTGTTTGGCACCACAGTTGGCTACGCACTGCGTATATTTCACGGCAAACTGTGGCTGTGCATTGCCGCCGGTGGACTGTCTGCGCCACTGTCTTATTATGGCGGGGCGCGTCTGGCCGACGTAGGGCTATTGGCGCCAGCGTGGCTGGCACTGCTGGTAATCGGTTTGGTGTGGGCGTTCGTATTTCCGGTATTAATTCATTTTTACAGCGTTAATCGCTTAAAAGTGGGGAGTGTGTCATGA